TGGAGAAGATACAAGGGTCAGTCCGCAGATGCAACACTCAGTAGGCAGCTCACATATGCGTGCTTTGCATCTCGGACAAGTGTATCCACCACCAACTTTAGCCTCTTTATGGCATGAACAAATTGAAATGACACCCTCTGCTGTTCTTTGGGGGAACCCCATCTTGATCAAATTTGCAACAGCGAACTCTGCAATAGCTGGAGGAGGTGGAGCATGCTCCAATACTAACTCTTTTAAATGAAGCTGACAGAGCAATACACAAagaatcaaattataaaaaGTTTTAACAATATAATGCTTGTCACATATTACGAATCATTCAATGAGACATTTTACATAGTAGGCAATTAGAACCAAATTTCTCCTAAATTTCCAGCAAAAGATTTCCTTATTCTATTACTTTTTTGTTTCACAAGTTCGCATATTATCATTACTTCAGAGCGCAATTATCTATTCCTTACCTCATCCAATGCAACAAAATACATTCCACCAGTCTCTTGGCAGAGATGCTTGCATATGTAGAGTTCTGCAGAGAGACCAATTACTGAGCACCTTATCTTAAACGCTTTGCATTTTTGGATGGTTTCCAGTATATCCCCCGGATCACATGTGCTAAGAGCTGAATACAAGATAAGGACTTCACGATGACCATAAGATGGAATTTGATTTAGGAGATCACACACAAGATCTAGGCCATTCTGAAGGGATGCATCACCTGAGGTCCCCAATTTACCCATCAATGCTTTGATATGAGCCTCAGGACTGCCACCAAGATCTGTTAAGCAATGAGCTACTCCATCTTTCAAGATCACCAAGCCAATTTGACTCAGGGGATTCTGGTCAAAAAATTCTCTTATAAAAGCCTCCACTTGCCTAGCAA
This Solanum dulcamara chromosome 1, daSolDulc1.2, whole genome shotgun sequence DNA region includes the following protein-coding sequences:
- the LOC129902391 gene encoding general transcription factor IIH subunit 2-like isoform X4, which gives rise to MREMNNEEKRFNQEEEDEEENGRGREAWERTYADERSWESLQEDESGLLRPIDNKTLSHAQYRRRLRTATAARIQKGLIRYLYIIIDFSRAAAEMDYKPSRMVVVARQVEAFIREFFDQNPLSQIGLVILKDGVAHCLTDLGGSPEAHIKALMGKLGTSGDASLQNGLDLVCDLLNQIPSYGHREVLILYSALSTCDPGDILETIQKCKAFKIRCSVIGLSAELYICKHLCQETGGMYFVALDELHLKELVLEHAPPPPAIAEFAVANLIKMGFPQRTAEGVISICSCHKEAKVGGGYTCPRCKARICELPTECCICGLTLVSSPHLARSYHHLFPIRPFDDISPSVLKDLHKLPNNCFGCQLSLLNPGNLPGSQVACPNCKQHFCLDCDIYIHESLHNCPGCESLRNSKTISDMEG
- the LOC129902391 gene encoding general transcription factor IIH subunit 2-like isoform X5, whose amino-acid sequence is MNNEEKRFNQEEEDEEENGRGREAWERTYADERSWESLQEDESGLLRPIDNKTLSHAQYRRRLRTATAARIQKGLIRYLYIIIDFSRAAAEMDYKPSRMVVVARQVEAFIREFFDQNPLSQIGLVILKDGVAHCLTDLGGSPEAHIKALMGKLGTSGDASLQNGLDLVCDLLNQIPSYGHREVLILYSALSTCDPGDILETIQKCKAFKIRCSVIGLSAELYICKHLCQETGGMYFVALDELHLKELVLEHAPPPPAIAEFAVANLIKMGFPQRTAEGVISICSCHKEAKVGGGYTCPRCKARICELPTECCICGLTLVSSPHLARSYHHLFPIRPFDDISPSVLKDLHKLPNNCFGCQLSLLNPGNLPGSQVACPNCKQHFCLDCDIYIHESLHNCPGCESLRNSKTISDMEG